The following proteins are encoded in a genomic region of Drosophila miranda strain MSH22 chromosome 4, D.miranda_PacBio2.1, whole genome shotgun sequence:
- the LOC108163551 gene encoding U-scoloptoxin(05)-Er3a: MSTTLLAYAVCIGLIVNLLSVDALRCHQCNSHSNEDCASLLVNTPRAQRDDQFLKDCAPRGEKEAFCRKTILKFEVNGEHRIERGCGWIEEKMQNACFTADNEGYKQTICTCSQEGCNGATSLLGAQYTLAAAAISLLVVSLIRN; this comes from the exons ATGTCAACGACGCTTCTCGCCTACGCCGTGTGCATTGGATTGATCGTCAATCTCTTATCAG TGGACGCCCTGCGATGCCATCAGTGCAACTCCCATTCGAACGAGGACTGCGCCAGTTTATTGGTCAATACACCACGCGCCCAGCGAGATGACCAGTTTCTGAAGGACTGTGCACCCCGTGGTGAGAAGGAGGCCTTCTGCCGCAAAACGATCCTGAAGTTCGAGGTGAACGGGGAGCACCGCATCGAGCGAGGCTGCGGCTGGATCGAGGAGAAGATGCAGAACGCCTGCTTCACTGCCGACAACGAGGGATACAAGCAGACCATATGCACCTGCAGCCAGGAAGGCTGCAATGGAGCCACCTCCCTCCTGGGGGCACAATACACTCTGGCAGCCGCTGCCATCAGTCTGCTCGTCGTCAGCCTCATCAGAAACTAA